One window from the genome of Lentibacillus daqui encodes:
- the rocF gene encoding arginase, with product MLKDMSIIGVPMDLGQSRRGVDMGPSAMRYAGAIERLQRLQYHVDDLGDISINRPDQQSDEREGNLRNLPQVAEANETLAQLVNEEINKNRFPLIFGGDHSIAIGSLSGIAKHYNNLGVIWYDAHGDLNSGDTSPSGNIHGMPLAVSMGIGHERLTNMLDYQPKVKPENVVIIGARSLDPGERELIKDKGIKVFTMHEIDRMGMTSVMRETVDYLKHCDGVHLSLDLDGLDPSEAPGVGTPVLGGLSYRESHLAMEMLAEADILTSAEFVEVNPILDDKNKTATQAVGLMGSLFGEKLK from the coding sequence ATGTTAAAAGATATGTCGATTATTGGGGTACCGATGGATCTGGGACAAAGCAGACGGGGTGTTGATATGGGGCCGAGTGCGATGCGCTATGCTGGTGCTATAGAAAGATTACAGCGTTTACAATACCACGTTGATGATTTGGGAGATATTTCTATCAATCGTCCAGACCAGCAGTCGGATGAGCGGGAAGGAAACTTAAGAAATTTACCACAAGTTGCCGAAGCGAACGAAACATTAGCACAATTGGTAAATGAGGAGATTAATAAAAACCGCTTTCCGCTAATTTTCGGTGGGGATCATAGTATTGCCATTGGCAGCTTATCCGGAATCGCCAAGCACTACAACAATCTTGGGGTGATCTGGTATGATGCGCATGGTGATTTGAACTCCGGGGACACATCACCGTCAGGCAACATTCACGGAATGCCACTAGCCGTTAGCATGGGAATTGGCCATGAAAGGTTAACGAACATGTTGGACTACCAGCCAAAAGTGAAACCGGAAAATGTCGTTATTATTGGTGCACGTTCACTGGATCCGGGAGAACGTGAACTGATTAAAGACAAAGGGATTAAGGTGTTTACCATGCATGAAATTGATCGGATGGGAATGACTAGTGTGATGCGGGAAACGGTTGATTACTTAAAGCATTGTGATGGTGTTCATCTTAGTCTTGATTTGGATGGATTGGATCCATCGGAAGCACCTGGTGTAGGAACACCGGTGCTTGGCGGGCTAAGTTATCGCGAGAGTCATTTGGCTATGGAAATGCTTGCTGAAGCGGATATTCTGACATCAGCCGAATTTGTTGAAGTCAATCCAATCTTAGATGACAAAAATAAAACCGCAACACAGGCAGTTGGATTAATGGGATCTCTATTTGGTGAAAAATTAAAATAG
- the mvaD gene encoding diphosphomevalonate decarboxylase, which translates to MKATAKAHTNIALIKYWGKRDDSLILPMNNSLSLTLDGFYTTTTVAFREELSQDTFFLNEQAVTGSQYQRVAAFLDHIRNETAVTNLNAEVHSINHVPTAAGFASSASGFAALAAAAIKALDVPMSDEDLSRITRQGSGSACRSIHGGFVEWVKGTKTDGSDSYAVQVQAADQWDVRVAAVVLTETAKKISSREGMKRTVATSPFYPGWMDSIPHDLEQIKDGIEHHDFEKVGSIAEANCLKMHATMLGAAPPVMYWNDATVRVMREVQAMRERGVPVFFTIDAGPNVKVLYLPDDEAIVEKALHQIPGVQDVTLSRPGQGITYL; encoded by the coding sequence ATGAAAGCAACAGCTAAAGCACATACAAATATTGCCCTTATTAAATATTGGGGAAAGCGGGACGATTCGTTAATTTTACCGATGAATAACAGCCTTTCCTTAACACTTGACGGGTTTTATACAACAACAACGGTAGCTTTTCGGGAAGAACTTTCACAGGATACGTTTTTTCTAAATGAGCAGGCTGTTACGGGGAGTCAATATCAACGGGTTGCAGCGTTTCTCGATCACATCCGAAACGAAACAGCGGTAACGAATTTAAATGCTGAAGTGCACTCCATTAATCATGTTCCCACTGCGGCCGGGTTTGCCTCCTCTGCTTCAGGATTTGCGGCATTGGCGGCAGCAGCGATCAAAGCACTTGATGTTCCAATGAGTGACGAGGATCTATCCAGGATAACCAGACAAGGATCAGGTTCTGCATGCCGATCCATTCACGGTGGATTCGTGGAATGGGTAAAAGGAACGAAAACGGATGGTTCCGATTCCTATGCTGTTCAGGTACAAGCCGCGGATCAGTGGGATGTAAGGGTCGCTGCTGTTGTTTTAACGGAAACGGCAAAGAAAATATCCAGCCGGGAAGGGATGAAGCGTACAGTAGCAACTTCTCCGTTTTATCCGGGCTGGATGGATAGTATCCCTCATGATTTGGAACAGATAAAGGACGGAATAGAACATCATGATTTTGAAAAGGTTGGCAGTATCGCTGAGGCAAATTGTCTGAAGATGCATGCTACAATGCTTGGGGCTGCACCACCGGTTATGTATTGGAATGATGCAACAGTTCGGGTCATGCGAGAGGTTCAGGCAATGCGAGAACGTGGTGTCCCCGTGTTTTTTACGATTGATGCCGGTCCCAACGTAAAGGTGCTCTATTTACCGGATGATGAGGCAATTGTAGAAAAGGCGCTTCACCAAATTCCTGGTGTACAAGATGTTACCTTAAGTCGCCCAGGACAGGGAATCACCTATCTATAA
- the glmM gene encoding phosphoglucosamine mutase yields MGKHFGTDGVRGVANLGLTPELAFKVGRFGGYVLTKETEKPRVVIGRDTRVSGHMLEGALVAGLLSIGAEVMRLGVISTPGVAYLAKATSAQAGIMISASHNPVEDNGIKFFGPDGFKLSDEQEDEIERLMEGEDNLPRPVGADLGVVNDYFEGGQKYLSFLKESIDNDFEGFRIALDCANGATSSLATHLFADLEADTFTIGSSPDGLNINEGVGSTHPEKLQKFVIEKDADVGLAFDGDGDRLIAVDELGNIVDGDKIMYICGKYMNDKGYLRHNTVVSTVMSNLGFYKALEEHGMRSDKTAVGDRYVMAEMRKGGYNLGGEQSGHVIFLDYSTTGDGMLSALQLVNVMKETGKKLSELASQMEVYPQVLKNVRVTDKKNALTNPKIKEAIDEVEREMNGEGRVLVRPSGTEPLVRVMVEAATKDECEHYADRVVKVIDDLLGIK; encoded by the coding sequence ATGGGAAAACATTTTGGAACAGATGGTGTTAGGGGAGTGGCAAATCTTGGTCTAACACCTGAATTAGCTTTTAAAGTTGGACGCTTTGGCGGTTATGTCCTAACAAAGGAAACCGAAAAACCAAGAGTGGTTATCGGACGGGATACACGAGTTTCCGGGCATATGCTGGAAGGTGCATTAGTTGCAGGGTTACTGTCGATAGGTGCCGAGGTTATGCGATTGGGTGTTATCTCAACACCAGGGGTTGCCTATTTAGCAAAAGCCACCAGTGCCCAGGCAGGTATTATGATTTCCGCTTCACACAACCCAGTGGAGGATAATGGAATAAAGTTTTTTGGCCCGGACGGTTTTAAATTATCGGATGAACAAGAAGACGAAATTGAGCGATTAATGGAAGGAGAAGATAACCTGCCACGTCCAGTGGGTGCCGATTTGGGTGTTGTCAATGATTATTTCGAGGGTGGACAGAAGTATCTTTCTTTCCTTAAGGAATCAATTGATAATGACTTTGAGGGGTTCCGAATCGCGCTTGATTGTGCGAACGGTGCGACCTCAAGCCTGGCTACCCATTTGTTCGCGGATTTAGAAGCGGATACGTTTACAATTGGTTCTTCTCCGGACGGACTGAATATCAATGAAGGTGTCGGCTCTACACATCCAGAGAAATTGCAGAAATTTGTAATAGAGAAAGATGCTGATGTCGGACTGGCATTTGATGGTGATGGTGACCGGCTGATCGCTGTTGATGAATTGGGCAATATCGTTGACGGAGATAAGATTATGTACATTTGTGGAAAATACATGAATGACAAAGGCTATTTGCGACATAATACTGTGGTTTCAACGGTTATGAGTAATTTAGGTTTTTATAAAGCTTTGGAAGAACATGGTATGCGCAGTGATAAAACAGCTGTCGGAGATCGTTATGTTATGGCGGAAATGCGCAAAGGCGGGTATAATCTTGGCGGTGAACAATCCGGCCATGTGATCTTCCTTGATTACAGCACAACCGGTGATGGGATGTTATCTGCATTACAGTTGGTGAATGTGATGAAAGAAACTGGCAAGAAACTGTCAGAGTTGGCAAGTCAGATGGAAGTCTATCCACAAGTGTTAAAAAATGTAAGGGTAACGGATAAGAAGAACGCTTTGACGAATCCAAAGATCAAGGAAGCCATTGACGAAGTGGAACGGGAGATGAATGGCGAGGGTCGGGTTCTGGTTCGCCCATCAGGTACCGAACCCCTTGTACGCGTCATGGTGGAAGCGGCAACCAAGGACGAATGTGAACACTACGCTGATCGGGTTGTAAAGGTCATTGATGACTTATTAGGAATAAAATAA
- the cdaA gene encoding diadenylate cyclase CdaA, with the protein MLDGGFDFFNLLRIGVDIALVWYVLYKLIMLIRGTKAIQLLKGIAVVLVVWLLSIVFDLQTVQWLTNYSITWGFLVIVILFQPELRRALEQLGRGNFFSSGVKSEEERIEQTIEALVQSANYMGKRRIGALVSIARETGMGDYTETGIQINGKLTHQLLTNIFTPNTPLHDGAVIINGEEIVAAACYLPLSESPFISKELGTRHRAAMGISEVTDAITIVVSEETGGISCTRNGELHRDLDQDALRNFLRENLLLTLKSPESKSWIRRGKRNG; encoded by the coding sequence ATGCTTGATGGGGGATTTGACTTTTTTAATCTGCTTCGAATCGGTGTCGATATTGCTCTCGTCTGGTATGTATTATATAAATTAATCATGTTAATCCGTGGTACGAAGGCTATTCAGTTACTAAAGGGAATTGCCGTCGTTCTGGTGGTTTGGCTGCTAAGTATTGTATTCGATCTCCAAACTGTTCAGTGGCTGACAAATTATTCGATAACATGGGGTTTCCTTGTCATTGTTATCTTGTTTCAGCCAGAGCTTAGAAGGGCATTGGAACAACTTGGTCGTGGCAACTTCTTTTCCAGTGGGGTAAAATCGGAGGAAGAGCGAATCGAACAGACAATTGAAGCACTTGTTCAATCTGCCAATTACATGGGTAAGCGACGGATTGGTGCACTTGTTTCGATTGCTCGCGAAACTGGCATGGGCGATTACACCGAAACAGGGATTCAGATTAACGGAAAACTGACCCACCAATTATTAACCAATATTTTTACCCCCAATACACCACTGCATGATGGTGCGGTGATTATCAATGGCGAAGAAATCGTTGCGGCAGCTTGTTATTTACCTTTATCCGAAAGTCCGTTTATTTCCAAAGAACTGGGGACGAGGCATCGGGCTGCAATGGGGATCAGTGAGGTAACTGATGCAATAACCATTGTTGTATCCGAGGAAACGGGCGGTATTTCCTGTACAAGGAATGGCGAATTACATAGGGATTTGGACCAGGACGCATTACGAAATTTCTTACGGGAAAATTTATTATTAACATTGAAATCCCCTGAATCAAAGTCGTGGATCAGGAGGGGGAAACGAAATGGATAA
- the sigW gene encoding RNA polymerase sigma factor SigW yields MEWMITEKIKQVKKGDQAAFEDIVNFFQNKIYQHCYRMLGNVHEAEDIAQEAFIRAYINIDSYDEKRKFSTWLYRIATNLTIDRLRKRKPDYYLDAEIKGSKGLTMYSHVQADNRLPDEEVEGLELQCCIHKEIYALPPKYRAIIILRYLEEFSLKEISEVLDIPLGTVKTRIHRGRETLRKKLRYV; encoded by the coding sequence ATGGAATGGATGATAACGGAAAAAATAAAACAGGTGAAAAAAGGAGATCAGGCAGCCTTCGAGGATATTGTCAACTTTTTTCAGAATAAAATCTACCAGCATTGTTACCGTATGCTTGGCAATGTGCATGAGGCTGAAGATATCGCACAGGAAGCCTTCATTCGTGCTTATATTAACATTGATTCATATGATGAGAAGCGGAAATTCTCCACCTGGCTTTACCGGATTGCAACGAATTTAACGATTGATCGCTTACGAAAGCGAAAACCGGATTATTATCTTGATGCAGAAATAAAAGGCAGCAAAGGACTTACCATGTATTCGCACGTTCAGGCTGACAATCGGTTACCGGACGAGGAAGTGGAAGGTTTGGAACTCCAATGTTGTATCCATAAAGAAATTTATGCGTTACCACCCAAATACAGGGCAATCATTATTTTGAGGTATTTAGAAGAGTTTTCATTAAAAGAAATTAGTGAGGTCCTTGATATCCCATTGGGAACCGTTAAAACCCGGATTCATCGAGGGAGAGAAACGTTGCGTAAAAAGCTGCGCTACGTGTAA
- a CDS encoding phosphomevalonate kinase, which translates to MSNTSMTIQVPGKLMVAGEFAVLEPYHQLVVMAVDRYVYATITEQNNNRLSLLDFALTDLEWDYHANKLDIRAQDDRLRFVEDAMTVVLTYLVENEIRLSHFHLTIKSELDDASGVKYGLGSSAAVVTSVIASILHMHLNEKPTAELVFKLAAIAHVKTQGSGSGADVAASSYGGFLQYSSFQAEWLLQSYQQAHSIMELLKMEWPYFSVNPIQLPKDIYICIGWTGNPASTSRLIPRIRELNNHHPELYQQFLLDSKQAVTTFLEGVEKSDKGLLFKGVADNRNALATVGKNAGVEVETPLLKTLCDLAEQYGGVGKPSGAGGGDCGIAFMPNLQMANRLMKAWQDVGIKPLTISPNLFGATMVE; encoded by the coding sequence TTGTCGAACACATCCATGACCATTCAAGTACCAGGAAAACTAATGGTTGCAGGTGAATTTGCTGTCCTTGAGCCGTATCATCAGTTAGTAGTAATGGCAGTTGACCGCTATGTTTATGCAACTATTACAGAACAAAATAACAATCGGCTGTCACTACTCGATTTTGCATTGACCGACCTGGAGTGGGACTATCATGCGAATAAGCTTGACATTCGTGCGCAGGATGACCGGCTTCGGTTTGTAGAAGATGCGATGACTGTGGTGCTTACATATTTAGTAGAAAATGAAATCAGGCTAAGCCATTTTCATTTAACGATAAAAAGTGAATTAGATGATGCCTCGGGAGTGAAATATGGGCTTGGCTCCAGTGCAGCTGTTGTAACATCCGTTATCGCCTCAATCCTACATATGCATTTAAATGAAAAACCTACAGCGGAATTGGTGTTTAAACTGGCAGCAATTGCACATGTGAAAACGCAAGGAAGTGGTTCAGGCGCTGATGTTGCCGCATCTTCCTATGGCGGTTTCCTTCAATACAGTTCATTCCAGGCAGAATGGTTGCTACAATCTTACCAGCAGGCTCATTCGATCATGGAGTTACTAAAGATGGAATGGCCTTATTTTTCTGTGAATCCAATTCAACTCCCTAAAGATATTTACATTTGTATTGGCTGGACAGGCAATCCCGCATCTACGTCAAGGTTAATCCCAAGAATCCGTGAGCTCAACAACCATCATCCAGAACTTTATCAGCAATTTTTACTAGATAGTAAACAAGCGGTGACCACCTTTTTGGAAGGTGTGGAAAAGAGTGATAAGGGTTTATTATTCAAGGGGGTTGCGGACAATCGAAATGCGCTGGCAACGGTCGGGAAAAATGCTGGGGTTGAAGTAGAAACCCCTTTGTTAAAAACGTTGTGTGATTTAGCGGAACAATATGGAGGAGTCGGAAAACCATCTGGTGCTGGCGGTGGTGATTGCGGAATCGCGTTCATGCCAAACCTGCAAATGGCCAATCGATTAATGAAGGCCTGGCAGGATGTTGGAATCAAACCGTTGACCATCAGTCCTAACCTTTTTGGGGCAACCATGGTAGAATAG
- a CDS encoding CdaR family protein, whose protein sequence is MDNWFRSKWFVRAVSLAFAILLFTFVNVEISDKNAEKQFFGTSKDSEVVDNVPVDIKIDKNQVVSGVPKDVQVQLEGPKSMVAPAAKQRNFDVFVDLRGLDEGEHKVEIQYANVADDVKAYIEPKTVDVVIEERSSKEFNVNVDFINEDQLPDGYEIGDFEVNPQTVTIRSSKSVVDQIAVVKVFVDVAGLTDPIKSREVPVNVYDSQGNELNVAIKPENVEISADINHPNKKVPVSVETTGKLPDGYSIDSVTPKVNEVTLYGPSSSLENINTITTEKIDLSKITKSGTVDVDLDLPDGVKAPDHDSIKVDVEIEETNEETNEDINEEASGQASEQASEEDNEEENEEANAQENEQSKTIGNVPIEVKNLGEDKQVSFVNPENPNVNVEVAGKEEDMDKLTADDFQLSIDADGLDEGEHKVPVTIEGPKDADTKTEVEEATIDITAP, encoded by the coding sequence ATGGATAATTGGTTTAGGAGTAAATGGTTTGTCCGGGCAGTTTCATTGGCTTTTGCGATTTTGTTATTCACGTTCGTTAATGTTGAAATAAGTGATAAAAACGCGGAAAAACAATTTTTTGGTACGTCAAAGGACTCAGAAGTAGTTGACAATGTTCCGGTTGATATCAAAATCGATAAAAACCAAGTCGTCAGTGGAGTTCCCAAAGATGTGCAGGTACAACTGGAAGGGCCAAAAAGTATGGTTGCACCAGCAGCTAAACAACGAAATTTTGACGTGTTTGTCGATTTACGAGGATTGGATGAAGGAGAACATAAGGTTGAAATCCAATATGCCAACGTAGCTGATGATGTGAAGGCATATATCGAACCGAAAACAGTTGATGTAGTGATTGAAGAACGCTCCTCGAAGGAATTTAATGTAAATGTTGACTTTATTAACGAAGATCAGCTTCCTGACGGGTATGAAATCGGGGACTTTGAGGTGAATCCGCAAACTGTAACAATCCGTAGTTCCAAGAGTGTTGTCGATCAGATTGCTGTTGTGAAAGTGTTTGTCGATGTTGCAGGATTAACGGATCCAATTAAGAGTCGGGAAGTACCCGTTAATGTGTATGACAGTCAGGGCAATGAGTTGAACGTAGCGATTAAGCCGGAAAACGTGGAAATATCCGCTGACATCAATCATCCCAATAAAAAGGTACCAGTCAGTGTGGAGACCACCGGAAAACTACCTGATGGTTATAGCATTGATTCAGTAACACCAAAAGTTAACGAGGTTACTCTCTATGGTCCGAGCAGCAGTTTAGAGAATATTAATACGATCACTACCGAAAAGATTGATTTGTCAAAAATAACCAAATCAGGCACCGTTGATGTTGATCTGGATTTACCAGACGGCGTGAAGGCTCCCGACCATGATTCGATAAAAGTAGATGTGGAAATTGAAGAAACAAATGAAGAAACAAATGAAGACATAAATGAAGAAGCAAGTGGACAAGCAAGTGAACAAGCAAGTGAAGAAGATAATGAGGAAGAAAACGAAGAAGCAAATGCACAAGAAAATGAACAGTCAAAAACAATTGGGAATGTCCCCATTGAGGTGAAAAACCTTGGTGAGGATAAGCAGGTCTCGTTTGTAAATCCGGAAAATCCAAATGTGAATGTAGAGGTTGCCGGCAAAGAAGAAGATATGGACAAACTTACTGCGGATGATTTCCAACTATCTATAGATGCGGATGGCTTGGATGAAGGTGAACATAAAGTACCGGTAACAATTGAAGGACCGAAAGACGCAGACACCAAAACGGAAGTTGAGGAAGCAACTATTGACATTACCGCTCCTTAA
- a CDS encoding zf-HC2 domain-containing protein — MGDHEAIKLMHKYFDGDLRKIEEESLLRHLESCQSCQEHFHELKRMITWVQSSKKIEAPYDFTKKVMEKLPKERKRISYKRWLKAHPIITAAAIFIVLLFGGILSSWNQDNQLVVSKQDNVIVDGDMVIVPEGVTVAGDLIVKNGDLRIDGTVDGDVTLINGKLIDQTIDDDDLMATVGGVNGEFNQVDRVFDWIWFKLKHMFDAVFLF; from the coding sequence TTGGGCGATCATGAGGCGATCAAGCTGATGCATAAATATTTTGACGGCGATTTAAGAAAGATAGAAGAGGAAAGTTTGCTGCGGCACCTGGAAAGCTGTCAAAGCTGCCAAGAGCACTTTCATGAGTTGAAACGAATGATCACCTGGGTCCAGAGCAGCAAAAAAATAGAAGCTCCATATGATTTTACTAAAAAGGTCATGGAAAAGTTGCCAAAAGAAAGGAAACGTATCAGTTATAAACGCTGGCTGAAGGCTCACCCAATCATTACTGCTGCGGCAATATTTATTGTATTATTGTTTGGCGGGATCCTATCATCCTGGAATCAAGATAACCAGCTGGTTGTTTCCAAACAGGATAATGTGATTGTCGATGGTGATATGGTTATTGTTCCGGAGGGAGTAACCGTTGCAGGCGATCTGATTGTTAAAAACGGCGATTTGCGAATTGACGGCACTGTCGATGGTGATGTCACCCTCATCAATGGTAAGCTAATTGATCAGACAATTGATGATGATGACCTTATGGCAACGGTTGGGGGAGTCAACGGTGAATTTAACCAAGTTGATCGAGTGTTCGATTGGATCTGGTTCAAATTGAAGCATATGTTTGATGCTGTCTTTTTGTTTTGA